In Aegilops tauschii subsp. strangulata cultivar AL8/78 chromosome 3, Aet v6.0, whole genome shotgun sequence, one genomic interval encodes:
- the LOC109775230 gene encoding receptor-like protein kinase HSL1, translating to MATLPSLVLLLLPCCLLHRAGAQTAREGQLLIRIKRAWGDPPVLAAWNSSSDHCTWPYVICDASSGRVTSLSLANACVAGSFPDAIGGLSSLRSLNLSNNHIAGAFPTSIYRCASLRHLDLSLTYLHGELPADIGNGVPLLQTMNLSGNQLSGEIPRSVAKLRLLTQLDLSKNQLAGEIPAELGAMRVLNALDLSSNKLSGDIPPPLAKLKLSSLNLSSNQLDGHVPAGLAIAAYDRSFLDNPGLCHAGLGPGYLTGALLCCEITSHLLLRGRLAGAPHWPPVAAGVLLVLIMAFAFFIVRDIRKRKRAAQDGSWKITPFQTLDFGEAAILRALTEENLVGSGGSGRVYRAAYTNRYNGKAGAAAVKKIRSAGKVEERLEREFESEASILGGVRHKNIVRLLCCLSHADSGDKLLVYDHMDNGSLDGWLHRHALPHGAGHSASSNEGGLDWPTRIRVAVGAAQGLRYLHHECSPPIVHRNVKTSNILLDSEFRTKVADFGLARMLVQAGTPDTMSAVAWSFGYMAPECANTTSVTEKVDVYSFGVVLLELGRAANDGGEDGSLAEWARRLCQSGGSIDGATDSRIRNAGFSEEIEFVFRLGLMCTTESPSSRPTMKYVLQKLLRCSEQTHQKGKVTPLLQTLLEKSDFDSTV from the exons ATGGCCACCTTACCATCCctcgtgctcctcctcctcccctgctGCCTCCTGCACCGCGCGGGCGCCCAGACCGCCCGTGAGGGGCAGCTTCTCATCCGGATCAAGCGCGCGTGGGGCGACCCGCCCGTGCTGGCGGCATGGAACAGCTCCAGCGACCACTGCACCTGGCCCTACGTGATCTGCGACGCGTCCTCCGGGCGCGTCACGAGCCTCTCCCTCGCCAACGCCTGCGTCGCCGGCTCGTTCCCGGACGCCATCGGCGGCCTCTCCAGCCTCAGGAGCCTCAACCTCTCCAACAACCACATCGCCGGCGCCTTCCCGACCAGCATCTACCGGTGCGCTTCGCTCCGGCACCTCGATTTGTCACTTACCTACCTCCACGGCGAGCTCCCTGCCGACATCGGCAACGGCGTGCCGCTGCTGCAGACGATGAACTTGTCAGGTAACCAGCTCTCTGGCGAGATCCCGAGGAGCGTAGCCAAGCTCCGCTTGCTGACGCAGTTGGACCTGAGCAAGAATCAGCTCGCCGGCGAGATACCGGCTGAATTGGGCGCCATGCGGGTGCTCAACGCGCTTGACCTGTCATCAAACAAGCTATCCGGCGACATACCGCCACCGCTTGCCAAGCTAAAGCTCAGCTCGCTCAACCTGTCATCCAACCAGCTCGACGGCCATGTACCGGCAGGACTCGCCATCGCCGCTTACGACCGGAGCTTCCTCGACAACCCCGGCCTCTGCCATGCCGGTCTGGGCCCCGGCTACCTCACCGGCGCGCTACTGTGCTGCGAGATCACAAGCCATCTCCTCCTCCGGGGGCGTCTCGCCGGAGCTCCGCACTGGCCTCCTGTCGCTGCCGGCGTGCTCCTTGTCCTTATCATGGCCTTCGCCTTCTTCATCGTCCGCGACATCAGGAAAAGGAAGCGCGCGGCACAGGACGGTAGCTGGAAGATCACGCCTTTTCAGACCCTGGATTTCGGGGAGGCGGCCATACTCCGGGCGCTGACCGAAGAGAACCTCGTCGGCAGCGGCGGGTCGGGACGCGTGTACCGCGCCGCGTACACCAACCGGTACAACGGCAAGGCCGGCGCCGCTGCCGTGAAGAAAATACGGAGCGCCGGGAAGGTGGAAGAGAGGCTGGAGCGCGAGTTCGAGTCGGAGGCCAGCATCCTCGGCGGCGTCCGGCACAAGAACATCGTCAGGCTCCTGTGCTGCCTCTCCCACGCCGACTCCGGCGACAAGCTCCTCGTGTACGACCACATGGACAACGGCAGCCTCGACGGGTGGCTCCACAGGCACGCTCTCCCCCACGGCGCCGGGCACTCCGCGTCGTCCAACGAGGGTGGTTTGGACTGGCCCACGAGGATCAGAGTCGCCGTCGGCGCCGCGCAGGGGCTCCGCTACCTGCACCACGAGTGCTCCCCGCCCATCGTTCACCGGAACGTCAAGACCAGCAACATCTTGCTGGACTCCGAGTTCCGAACCAAGGTCGCAGACTTCGGGCTGGCTAGGATGCTGGTGCAGGCCGGCACGCCCGACACCATGTCCGCCGTTGCCTGGTCGTTCGGCTACATGGCTCCAG AGTGCGCTAACACGACGAGTGTGACGGAGAAGGTGGACGTGTACAGCTTCGGCGTGGTGCTCCTGGAGCTCGGGCGGGCGGCCAACGACGGCGGCGAGGACGGGTCCCTGGCGGAATGGGCGCGGCGCCTGTGCCAATCAGGAGGAAGCATCGACGGAGCCACAGACAGTCGCATCAGAAACGCGGGATTCTCCGAGGAGATCGAATTCGTGTTCAGGCTAGGCCTGATGTGCACGACAGAGTCGCCGTCGTCGCGGCCGACCATGAAGTACGTGCTGCAGAAGCTGCTCAGGTGCTCCGAGCAGACGCACCAGAAGGGCAAGGTGACTCCGCTCTTGCAGACGCTCTTGGAGAAGAGTGACTTCGACAGCACTGTCTGA